In Brassica napus cultivar Da-Ae chromosome C2, Da-Ae, whole genome shotgun sequence, the sequence ataattatatatataactaataagTCAatatgtgacaaaaaaaaaaaacaaactaataagtcaataatttttttgactACGATGtcctataaatataaattacatataAGCATATAAAAAGTCTATTGCTATATTTCTCTGTAAATCTATAAAAGTAAGTGTTGTTACGATATTAGGGGTAAAATACTAACCTAATTGTTTGCTAATTTGACTGGTAGAATAGCCCTCTTATATGCACTCAAGCTGGGTTCGAACTcttatataatgattttttggttttggtttttttttttggcttctgCTGACCTCCAGGAATAGGAAATGTGTTTATGTAATACTAATTTTGAATACATTATCGGTTTAAAACTGACTTATAGAAACCTGTCTAACATGTACATAGttgtacatatttttttttaatttttttgttttttttcaaaataattagctaaaagttatgaaaaatataCTAACACATTTTCATATGATCAATATTCCTTTAAAGGTATTTATTCAATTTTTggattatatcatttattttttccataTAGCACTGGAAAATTTTGagttagttattttttaaaataaaatgttctgattgtaaaaatattaattcatataTTGTCCACATGTATATTGTTCTATACTACTAAAGTTTAAgtattgttgtttttttatttatatcatattaaattttttgaataatatggttaaatttttaataattattaaagaaTAGATCAGTAACCCTCACTCcatgtatataaatattccataaatataaatattcggatgactaattaaaaagatttaatttttttttaaatatgtaagaCGTACTTCAATTTCATTAGATCGGCATGCAATGCAGGTTTGTACTTTTGTTTGATTTAGGACATATAAGTGAGCGCAACAGtatataatcttcatatttgtcatgttttgtgATCACAAgcttatttttttgttgagaTCTAGATGCTTAATTATGATGCAACAAAATAAGTCTGGGTTGTGTGTCTGCTTTAGACTATATAAAGCTATGTGAAAGATTCTTTAAAATATTCTGAAATGAAAAATTAGTATCCAAACTGTGAATACAGATTCATGCCTATGGATCCACGCCCCTAACCATTCCTCATATCCTGTTACTAATCCTGATTCTGCATCTGAAGCCACTGATGTGCTTAATGTAGTAAGGAGACGACTCAGCACCTATAAACTAAGCTAATCCCTACTAACtattaaaaagttcaaaataagATAAGTAAACTGGCTTAAGAGATCGTAAAAACCATAAAATGAAAATTGTATTCAAGGAACTTAAACATAAAAGACAAAAGTCTGAAAgttgaaatgaaaaaaacgCAAAGTCATTCAGAAAGCATAAAACATAACTCGAACTGCAGCAAAAACAATCACTGCGTATGAGGAGAGCTTGAAGCTATATCAGCCACTCTTGCACCGCTTGGCCTCATCTGCCTCAAGAATCTCAGCTGCTTTTCTAGCCCTATCACCCGCAGAGTTTCCAAAGCCACTGGAAGCACCAGGTTCCTCGGATGTTGCTGGAAGTGCAACTGCCAGTGGGAGTATCTTCGTTACAGTTATGGTCTGAGTCTTGCCTGAGAAATTGTGATCCGAGACTTTGACGATGAATTTGCGAGTCTGGCCTATCGTGTCAAGTAAAGCTTGCGGGATCGGCACACAATGATCAGCTCCAACTCCTTCATTAGACTAATAACCAAGCAATATGTACGTTAGGTCAACTAATACTGCCTTTCGGAATCCATGAATAGGCGATGGTCAGCAGTAAcacaaatatgtatatgatgtATAATCAGGTAGGAAATTACCTCAAAATAAGTAGCAACCAATTCTGCAGCATGTTTCCCACTCAGCTCCTTGCCAGCATCGCCAAGAATGACAAAAACTGCTTGCTCACTCTTATCATAAACTGATATCTTTGTGAGGTACCTACAAGAAATCAAGATTAGCTATCAGCGCTGATAAAACATAGTTCAACTATGATCACAACACTTACTGAGGAACGCCTGTGATCTCAGTCTTCCAACACTTCTTATTGTTGCAAATCATAGAGGTATGACCTTTGAAAGCCTTGCTATTACATCCACCGCAAGAAATGTAATACCAAGGAGAACCCCGGACAACATCATCTATTGTTGCCGTGCATTCAAACCAAGCGACCTTCATCgtggaaattaaaataaacctcATTAGTTCCCATGCACATGCAAAcgtatttaaaaacattaaaaaaataaaaaaatattgtaccTTTGAAGTTTCTTGCTTGATGTAGGTGAATAGCTCCTCAAGAGTCACTGCCTCCGGCTTAGTGACAACCTCAGCAGCAACACTATTAGCAATTTCTGCGTTAGAATTCAACCTGATGCAAATAAGCCGTAAGTATGTTAAATAATAAGCTGCACGAAATGTCACATCAACAGATGAATGATAATAACTGCATACACAAATCCCTACCATTCGAGATAGTCCTTGCTAGGCTGGACGTCGGAATCCATGAACACTCGAGATGAGGACATAGAAGTGATAGCAAGGGTTCCTGTTAATAACATATGAGTGAATGTGATTAACCGTAACATACTATATGATTGCTCACCTAACAATTAAAGTTTACTTAAGGTAGTTTTATAGAATTTCTCTAAGGTCTGAATAGGAACATGATGTTTTAAAGTGGAATGCTAACCTCCAAGATGCTTAGGATTCACTGTGGTGACCAGAAGAACGCTTGGAGTCCCTCCATACGATTTGAATTTCTGGCAGAAGTCGGATGCAGCCTGGTCCCATAGATAGAGCTTCATCACTGGTCCGCTACATaagacaaaaatatttgttaacaaTAACACAAAACGAAAGAGGCTAAGGTTGGAGAAACATACTCAAGTGCCTGAACATGAACACACAGATGCCGTTTCTCTGCTATATCAGCTTCGTCAAGAACCATGTGTTCAGAGATAGTTtgcccattcaccagcttcatgtGGCCAACATAGTCTGAGATACCAAAATATAAACCGTATACATCAATCTTATACTATAGTAATATAACAAACCCGTCTATAATTATACTCTCATAATTTAACAAACGTATCTATAAGATCAATTATACTCTCATAATTTAACAAACGTATCTATAAGATCATCATCAGTAGCTCAAATATAAAAGGTAATCTAAATAGTTCAACATGGCTTACCAT encodes:
- the LOC106415020 gene encoding uncharacterized protein LOC106415020, which encodes MEPTRNSSSSTERTSGKKTVVSSASAKPNGKSIVVSSASAKPNGKSIASSATAMTPSAHASVGTANPMNPEATTGLSSAHRDQVMLFRDVSLGPQEAELRFRLIHLWEARNPNTKILIGQEMLLIDEEGTVIQGFVPAGRVGTFDLSAGSVYKLTNFFGSRSKIQYRVADHSATVSFSWNSSLSVFENPPVLFPVDRFRFHSYDEFRANCDSKGDLYDYVGHMKLVNGQTISEHMVLDEADIAEKRHLCVHVQALDGPVMKLYLWDQAASDFCQKFKSYGGTPSVLLVTTVNPKHLGGTLAITSMSSSRVFMDSDVQPSKDYLEWLNSNAEIANSVAAEVVTKPEAVTLEELFTYIKQETSKVAWFECTATIDDVVRGSPWYYISCGGCNSKAFKGHTSMICNNKKCWKTEITGVPQYLTKISVYDKSEQAVFVILGDAGKELSGKHAAELVATYFESNEGVGADHCVPIPQALLDTIGQTRKFIVKVSDHNFSGKTQTITVTKILPLAVALPATSEEPGASSGFGNSAGDRARKAAEILEADEAKRCKSG